Proteins encoded within one genomic window of Haladaptatus sp. QDMS2:
- a CDS encoding TatD family hydrolase has protein sequence MPDTPILDNHLHLDPVYGRNEEAVKDFARAGGTHMLVVNKPSWHLLDREVEGPGDFREVFELTIGAVEQATEILAGRAWAVLGVHPALISRLVGERGFTPGEACDLMQTGLDVAAEFVADDEALALKSGRPHYDVSDDVWEASNDVMKHAFSLGADHDCAVQLHTETSEDLTEVAEWAEERGLPRHKVVKHYSVGKLAGPTPSVLADRDRLEVALEQDEPFLMETDFIDDPDRPGAVLGPKTVPRRVNWLLESGHEDAVRVAHVETPKAVYDIDTADF, from the coding sequence ATGCCCGACACGCCGATTCTCGACAATCACCTGCATCTCGACCCCGTCTACGGGCGAAACGAGGAAGCAGTCAAGGACTTCGCCCGCGCGGGCGGAACCCACATGCTCGTCGTCAACAAACCGTCGTGGCACCTGCTGGACCGCGAGGTCGAAGGCCCCGGCGATTTCAGGGAAGTGTTCGAACTGACCATCGGCGCAGTCGAACAGGCGACCGAGATTTTGGCGGGGCGGGCGTGGGCCGTCCTCGGCGTCCACCCCGCACTCATCTCGCGGCTGGTTGGCGAGCGCGGATTCACTCCCGGCGAGGCGTGCGACCTGATGCAGACGGGCCTCGACGTAGCCGCAGAGTTCGTCGCGGACGACGAGGCACTCGCGCTCAAATCGGGTCGCCCGCACTACGATGTTTCAGACGACGTGTGGGAGGCGTCGAACGACGTGATGAAACACGCCTTCTCGCTCGGCGCTGACCACGACTGCGCCGTGCAACTCCACACCGAGACGAGCGAAGACCTCACCGAAGTGGCCGAGTGGGCCGAGGAACGCGGCCTCCCGCGCCACAAAGTAGTGAAACACTACTCGGTCGGGAAACTGGCGGGGCCGACGCCGAGCGTGCTCGCTGACCGCGACCGACTGGAGGTTGCACTGGAACAGGACGAACCGTTCCTGATGGAGACCGACTTCATCGACGACCCCGACCGTCCCGGCGCGGTTCTCGGCCCGAAGACGGTGCCACGACGGGTGAACTGGCTGCTCGAATCGGGCCACGAGGACGCCGTCAGGGTCGCACACGTCGAGACGCCGAAGGCCGTGTACGACATTGACACGGCAGATTTCTGA
- a CDS encoding NYN domain-containing protein has protein sequence MPGGNDELVGDHDEPKVGLFVDGPNVLRDEFNVDLDDVREAGTAAGWLATRRLYLDEHATPALIQAAEARGFEVVITSGDVDVKLAVDAAEFIVTESIDVLAIASRDTDFKPLLEMAARYGVRTLAIAPGEHGRSDALRNAAHDSITIE, from the coding sequence ATGCCCGGTGGGAACGATGAATTGGTTGGGGACCACGACGAACCCAAAGTTGGGTTGTTCGTCGATGGGCCGAACGTGTTGCGTGACGAATTCAACGTCGACTTAGACGACGTGCGAGAGGCGGGGACGGCCGCAGGCTGGCTAGCGACGCGGCGGCTCTACCTCGACGAACACGCGACGCCCGCGCTCATCCAGGCCGCAGAGGCCCGCGGCTTCGAGGTGGTCATCACGAGCGGCGACGTGGACGTGAAACTCGCCGTCGATGCGGCTGAATTCATCGTGACCGAGTCGATCGACGTCCTCGCCATCGCCTCCCGAGACACCGACTTCAAGCCGTTGCTCGAAATGGCCGCCCGCTACGGGGTTCGGACACTCGCCATCGCCCCCGGCGAACACGGGCGCTCCGACGCACTACGAAACGCCGCCCACGACTCCATCACCATCGAGTAA